From the Fibrobacter sp. UWB10 genome, one window contains:
- a CDS encoding MATE family efflux transporter: MSSKKRFIINSFAQVFAFLVSLGITFFLTPYIVSQLGAAAYGFVGLASNFVGYAQIITIALNSMAGRFITISVHQNRIEDARRYFSSVFFSNIIIVAFVSIIGVVVLAKLECLIDIPPELIRDVKLLFFCIFLNFFISIIFNVYNVSTFIANRLDLSSIRTIIANILKAILLVGLFYLFDAAVWYIGLATIISTIYIICTNIVLKRRLTPELSVSLSHFDKNSIKELLSAGVWNVVEKLSAILSTGFDLLLANLFIGATQMGVLAITRRIPTLTLTLFERINSIFAPPWTKLYATDQNEALHRQIIKTLRFFGLISIIPNAFIFAFSDMFYALWLPSQDTKLLYCLTLAACIDLPIAMPLQPIYNLYPITNKVKANSLFSLFTFGLTFVIVFVGLNVTSGTFTHLMIISCTSAVFNIVKALTFLPLYGAHCIKMKAKFLYVCTIRSVLSFTVLLSLLLWIKTMFPQASWELLGVCGVVTCILGTIIGSLIILNSADRKEIFGLVSKLFH; this comes from the coding sequence ATGAGTTCAAAAAAAAGATTCATTATAAATAGCTTCGCCCAGGTATTTGCCTTTTTGGTCAGTTTAGGCATTACCTTTTTCTTAACTCCATATATAGTCAGCCAACTTGGGGCGGCTGCATATGGTTTTGTCGGATTGGCGAGCAATTTTGTGGGTTACGCTCAAATTATCACCATTGCGCTGAATTCCATGGCCGGACGCTTTATAACCATCAGCGTCCACCAGAACAGAATCGAAGACGCCCGTCGCTATTTCAGTTCCGTTTTCTTTTCAAATATCATCATTGTCGCATTTGTGAGCATTATAGGCGTCGTCGTTCTCGCGAAATTAGAGTGTCTCATCGATATCCCGCCAGAACTCATTCGAGATGTCAAACTTTTATTCTTCTGCATCTTCCTAAACTTCTTCATCAGCATTATTTTCAACGTTTATAATGTCAGCACCTTTATTGCGAACCGACTGGATCTCTCGTCCATCAGGACAATCATTGCAAACATTCTCAAAGCAATACTCCTCGTTGGCTTATTCTATTTGTTTGATGCAGCCGTATGGTACATTGGTTTAGCAACCATTATCAGCACGATCTATATCATTTGCACCAATATCGTTCTTAAGCGAAGGCTGACTCCCGAATTGTCCGTTTCTTTAAGTCACTTTGACAAAAATTCCATCAAGGAACTATTGTCTGCAGGCGTTTGGAACGTTGTCGAAAAGCTCAGTGCTATCCTCAGTACCGGTTTCGATTTGCTCCTCGCAAACTTGTTTATCGGCGCAACGCAAATGGGCGTTTTAGCAATTACAAGAAGAATCCCGACCTTAACGCTAACCCTGTTTGAACGCATCAACTCCATTTTTGCGCCCCCATGGACAAAGCTTTACGCAACAGACCAAAACGAAGCTTTACATAGGCAAATCATCAAAACACTTCGCTTTTTCGGGTTGATAAGCATCATTCCCAATGCTTTCATCTTTGCATTTAGCGACATGTTTTATGCTTTGTGGCTCCCGTCGCAAGACACCAAACTTTTATACTGCTTAACACTTGCCGCATGCATCGACCTCCCCATCGCCATGCCGCTACAACCCATCTATAATCTTTACCCTATCACAAACAAAGTCAAGGCCAATTCTCTTTTCAGCCTATTCACCTTCGGTTTGACATTCGTCATTGTTTTCGTAGGGTTAAACGTAACGAGCGGAACGTTTACGCATTTGATGATTATCTCTTGCACAAGCGCCGTCTTTAACATTGTTAAAGCGCTTACGTTCCTTCCCTTGTATGGCGCACACTGCATTAAAATGAAGGCCAAGTTCCTTTATGTTTGCACTATCCGAAGCGTATTGTCCTTTACCGTTTTGCTTAGCCTTCTGCTTTGGATTAAAACAATGTTCCCTCAAGCGAGTTGGGAATTGTTGGGCGTTTGTGGCGTGGTCACCTGCATTCTAGGAACCATAATTGGCTCCTTGATTATATTGAATTCCGCAGACCGAAAGGAAATTTTCGGACTCGTTTCCAAATTATTCCACTAG
- a CDS encoding ATP-grasp fold amidoligase family protein, with protein sequence MKFFQSAIRYTKRPLSLFDRWAKKGRLNWLPDKIYLSLMWRSKMGYWLNWANPQGFNEKMQWLKLNYRQPSFSKQADKYEVRSFVENKIGKQYLIPILGVWDDPDKIDFSKLPNQFVLKCNHDSGSVVVCHDKSKIDENQIKSRFKESLKKNYYYRFREWPYKDIKPLVIAEQFLQGSEKDEVPYDYKFFCFHGEPKFMYISNDGAQDTVTDFFDMDYNHLECVIDQPNASVPPAKPEKFDEMVSLAKKLSEGIPHVRVDFFCCNNQVYFGEMTFFHDAGFFKFTPSKWDNFFGEMLDLKSIGKKH encoded by the coding sequence ATGAAGTTTTTTCAGTCTGCAATTCGCTATACAAAACGACCGCTGTCGTTGTTCGATCGATGGGCGAAAAAGGGCCGATTGAACTGGTTGCCTGATAAAATTTATCTGTCGTTGATGTGGCGAAGCAAAATGGGCTATTGGCTAAATTGGGCCAATCCGCAAGGCTTTAATGAAAAAATGCAATGGCTGAAGTTGAACTACCGTCAGCCGTCATTTAGCAAACAGGCCGACAAATATGAAGTCCGGTCTTTTGTAGAAAATAAAATCGGAAAGCAGTACCTTATTCCTATTTTGGGAGTGTGGGACGATCCCGATAAGATTGATTTCAGTAAATTGCCGAATCAATTTGTTTTGAAATGCAATCATGATTCCGGCAGTGTTGTCGTTTGCCATGACAAAAGTAAAATTGATGAAAATCAGATAAAATCTCGTTTTAAAGAGTCTCTGAAAAAGAATTACTATTATAGATTCAGAGAATGGCCGTATAAGGACATTAAGCCGCTTGTTATTGCAGAACAGTTCTTGCAAGGATCAGAAAAAGACGAAGTCCCTTATGACTACAAGTTTTTCTGTTTTCATGGCGAACCGAAGTTCATGTATATATCCAATGATGGCGCTCAAGATACGGTGACAGACTTTTTCGATATGGACTACAATCATTTGGAATGCGTCATAGACCAGCCGAATGCTTCTGTTCCTCCGGCAAAGCCTGAAAAATTTGACGAAATGGTTAGCCTTGCTAAAAAGCTGTCAGAAGGCATTCCCCATGTGAGAGTGGACTTTTTCTGCTGCAACAATCAGGTCTATTTTGGCGAAATGACTTTCTTCCACGATGCGGGATTCTTTAAATTCACCCCGTCGAAGTGGGATAACTTTTTTGGCGAAATGTTGGATTTAAAATCAATCGGAAAGAAACATTAG
- a CDS encoding glycosyltransferase domain-containing protein translates to MKKIAIYTVLTGGYDQLKQPSVTDERFDYICFSNDIPKDRIGVWEIRKFDGEFCSKQIESRYPKMHPWIVLSQYDYSVYMDANICIASKDFYERVIQKIESGALLSGVKHPFRDCCYNEGYVVFTYGLDRFSAIVKEMRFIRKQGLPRHYGMFEANIILRRHDNEKVRRQCELWWEIINKYSRRDQLSYPYTLWKEGIPFDYLLPENENARNCPWLQFESHVREKNIWGKKLKRVGRFVYRKLVGYGK, encoded by the coding sequence ATGAAAAAAATTGCAATCTACACCGTTCTCACCGGAGGCTACGACCAATTAAAGCAGCCCTCCGTTACTGACGAACGGTTCGATTACATCTGTTTTTCTAACGACATTCCCAAGGACCGCATTGGCGTATGGGAAATCCGCAAGTTTGACGGGGAATTCTGTTCTAAGCAAATAGAATCCAGATACCCGAAGATGCACCCCTGGATTGTACTTTCGCAATACGATTACAGCGTCTATATGGACGCAAACATCTGTATTGCCTCGAAAGATTTTTATGAACGCGTCATTCAGAAGATTGAAAGCGGGGCCCTTCTTTCGGGCGTCAAGCACCCGTTCAGGGATTGTTGCTACAACGAAGGCTACGTTGTTTTCACCTACGGGCTCGATAGGTTCTCGGCCATCGTGAAAGAGATGCGGTTTATCCGCAAGCAAGGGCTTCCGCGCCATTACGGCATGTTTGAAGCTAACATCATCTTGCGCAGGCATGACAACGAAAAGGTGCGCCGGCAGTGCGAACTATGGTGGGAAATTATTAACAAGTATTCTCGCCGAGACCAGCTTTCGTACCCTTACACACTATGGAAAGAAGGGATTCCGTTCGACTACTTGCTGCCCGAAAATGAAAACGCACGCAATTGTCCTTGGCTTCAGTTCGAAAGCCATGTGCGCGAGAAAAATATTTGGGGCAAGAAATTAAAGCGAGTCGGGCGATTCGTTTATCGCAAGTTGGTGGGATACGGAAAGTAA
- a CDS encoding IspD/TarI family cytidylyltransferase — protein sequence MNIGIIFAGGVGSRMHSKDLPKQFLRIYDKPIIIHTIQHFEKNPMIDAVVVVCVADWIDYFKNLVAQFHLQKIKKIVPGGESGQLSIYNGLVAAKEIAQDEESIVLIHDGVRPLINSELLTKNIECVKKHGNSITSGIVKETIVEIDDEGGIKMVPDRAHSRVAKAPQCFWLHDILSAHNRALEEGRKDFIDSCTLMQHYGFKLHMTDGPYENIKITTPDDFYTMRAILQVKEDAQIYGLD from the coding sequence ATGAATATCGGTATTATTTTCGCAGGCGGTGTCGGCTCGAGAATGCATAGCAAAGATTTGCCCAAGCAGTTTTTGCGCATTTATGATAAGCCCATTATAATTCACACGATTCAACATTTTGAAAAGAACCCCATGATTGATGCGGTTGTAGTCGTGTGCGTTGCCGACTGGATTGACTACTTCAAGAATTTGGTTGCCCAATTCCACCTGCAGAAAATCAAGAAGATCGTACCTGGTGGAGAATCGGGCCAGCTTTCGATTTACAACGGTTTGGTTGCCGCAAAAGAAATCGCCCAAGACGAAGAAAGCATCGTCTTGATTCACGATGGCGTGCGCCCGCTTATCAACAGCGAACTCTTGACCAAGAACATCGAATGCGTCAAGAAGCACGGAAATTCGATTACAAGTGGCATCGTAAAAGAAACGATTGTTGAAATTGACGACGAAGGCGGAATCAAGATGGTTCCGGACAGAGCGCATTCCCGCGTGGCCAAAGCCCCGCAATGTTTCTGGCTTCATGACATTCTTTCTGCACACAACCGCGCGCTCGAAGAAGGCCGAAAAGACTTTATCGATTCCTGTACGCTCATGCAGCATTACGGATTCAAGCTGCACATGACAGACGGCCCTTACGAAAACATCAAGATTACGACTCCTGATGATTTCTACACCATGAGGGCTATTTTGCAGGTAAAAGAAGACGCCCAGATTTACGGTTTGGACTAA
- a CDS encoding CotH kinase family protein, protein MFHISVFLFICTLFCSCVWNDTERNPDFLVLDDSDYPYAGLPRLVIETEDFAQIGDRETEHSAKLQIYGENSPESDVLDLEIKGRGNSSFSMAKYSIKLKFESKQSLFGMPKDKEWDLVANHRDKSMLRNYITYQLAHTLHDSYSPRNQFVEVFLNRRYMGVYMLVEHIKVSPQRVKIYEDDSSYLFEKTSANATGENLITTDLDFIYDICYPKNPSTQIKETLKSHLNAFESFLQSKAINNTDSLRNWIDIDDFIRYYWIQEFSHNTDGAFRRSHFITWQKGLPMQMGPVWDFDIAYGISSNGVVSPQNWYVKKYGWYRLIFKNKQVKKMVDNYWQENRNHFEDMLDSIDQTWPKLDKAMQNEFKRWPVLENDSEWPFIEAYDSYEDAVNALKEWINQRLKWVDENYDL, encoded by the coding sequence ATGTTCCACATCTCGGTTTTTCTTTTCATTTGCACATTGTTTTGTTCCTGCGTTTGGAACGATACGGAAAGAAATCCCGATTTTTTAGTTTTAGACGATTCTGATTATCCTTACGCGGGCCTGCCGCGACTCGTGATAGAAACTGAAGATTTCGCCCAAATTGGCGACCGAGAAACCGAACACAGCGCAAAATTGCAAATTTACGGAGAAAATTCGCCCGAAAGCGATGTATTGGACCTAGAAATCAAAGGCCGGGGCAACTCCAGTTTCTCCATGGCCAAATACAGCATCAAGCTCAAATTCGAGAGCAAACAATCGCTGTTCGGAATGCCCAAAGACAAAGAATGGGACCTAGTCGCAAACCACCGCGACAAAAGCATGCTCCGCAATTACATAACCTATCAACTCGCCCACACCCTGCACGACAGCTATTCCCCGCGAAACCAGTTTGTCGAAGTTTTCTTGAATCGCAGATACATGGGCGTTTACATGCTTGTGGAGCACATCAAAGTCTCTCCACAACGAGTCAAGATATACGAAGATGATTCCAGCTACTTATTCGAGAAAACTTCAGCTAATGCAACAGGCGAAAACCTGATTACAACAGACCTGGACTTTATCTATGACATTTGCTACCCCAAGAATCCATCCACTCAAATAAAGGAAACTCTAAAAAGCCACCTCAACGCCTTCGAGAGTTTCTTACAAAGTAAAGCCATCAACAATACAGATTCTCTGCGAAACTGGATTGACATAGACGATTTCATTCGCTATTACTGGATTCAAGAGTTTTCTCACAATACCGATGGTGCCTTTAGGCGAAGTCATTTTATTACTTGGCAAAAAGGTTTGCCCATGCAAATGGGCCCCGTGTGGGACTTTGACATTGCTTACGGAATATCGAGCAACGGAGTCGTATCTCCCCAAAACTGGTATGTTAAAAAATACGGTTGGTACCGCCTTATTTTCAAGAACAAGCAAGTCAAAAAGATGGTCGACAATTACTGGCAAGAAAACCGAAATCATTTTGAGGACATGCTAGATTCCATTGACCAAACGTGGCCGAAACTCGACAAGGCGATGCAAAACGAATTCAAGCGGTGGCCCGTTTTAGAAAACGATTCCGAGTGGCCCTTTATAGAAGCCTACGACAGCTATGAAGATGCTGTGAACGCCTTAAAAGAGTGGATTAACCAGCGTTTGAAATGGGTTGACGAAAATTACGACCTCTAA
- a CDS encoding Gfo/Idh/MocA family oxidoreductase, producing MQSSCSYKAILIGNGTMGERHKRLFEQDGVEFIGVADTSAEATALFKRIKAGELAPDFAVVASPAVTHDEYVKKCIKTKLPVLVEKPVSVSGLDALEYQKLALKRCAFVFVGHSERYNPAIEEFVKTDFCKEMQDYLKFWYLQKQDFAPVSFKFTRTHGFSPRNRDVSVEYDLMIHDMDLLNFFVDKNAMMYKSFHCEELSDDRVHAFYDLSTLKAEFIADRNCATDSRMVEISMNGRSVSLDLGAYRNGNPAYALQKEHQAFLNCLSSYKNATQDEDSAYDWYRGFYDACNAVVLVSLIGEVYKKGRVNETDAK from the coding sequence ATGCAAAGTTCCTGTTCTTATAAGGCAATCCTGATTGGTAATGGAACCATGGGCGAGCGGCACAAGCGGCTGTTCGAACAAGACGGCGTTGAATTTATCGGGGTGGCGGACACTTCGGCCGAGGCTACCGCCTTGTTCAAACGAATTAAAGCCGGTGAACTTGCTCCCGATTTTGCCGTTGTTGCATCTCCTGCCGTAACGCACGATGAATACGTCAAAAAATGCATTAAAACGAAACTCCCAGTGCTTGTGGAAAAGCCTGTGTCGGTGTCTGGGCTTGATGCTCTAGAATACCAGAAACTTGCCCTGAAACGGTGCGCATTTGTCTTTGTCGGGCATTCGGAACGCTACAATCCGGCAATCGAAGAATTTGTGAAGACTGACTTTTGCAAGGAAATGCAGGATTACTTGAAATTCTGGTACCTTCAGAAACAAGATTTCGCTCCGGTTTCCTTCAAGTTTACGCGAACACACGGCTTTTCGCCCCGCAATCGCGACGTCTCTGTGGAATACGACTTAATGATTCACGACATGGACTTGCTTAATTTCTTTGTAGACAAGAATGCCATGATGTACAAGTCGTTTCATTGTGAAGAATTGTCAGACGACCGCGTTCACGCCTTTTATGATTTGAGTACGCTAAAGGCTGAATTTATTGCGGACCGCAATTGTGCTACAGATTCTCGCATGGTAGAAATCTCGATGAACGGCCGTTCCGTATCGCTAGATTTGGGCGCCTATCGCAATGGCAATCCGGCGTATGCATTGCAAAAGGAACATCAGGCTTTTCTAAATTGTTTAAGCTCTTATAAGAATGCCACACAAGATGAAGATTCCGCATACGATTGGTATCGTGGTTTTTACGACGCCTGCAATGCGGTCGTACTGGTTTCTTTGATTGGTGAAGTATATAAAAAGGGGAGGGTAAATGAAACTGATGCAAAATAA
- the sppA gene encoding signal peptide peptidase SppA, with the protein MKLMQNKAVSALFLFCATCAFAYIPGESGFVSLENEHGIWGNPAGLTAFDSKGLLLSYDYDKSIKNFRVGGNLNHWAAGFEYIQGPHHLDISRWSLTHGNSLWNRLVFVGERVNAIRTAEFSGTEWSLDLGLIVRPFSFMSLGYSCDNVLYTGPQAPERVQNLGATVRIGSMFSVSYDVENFEDHRLLVELGLYGVRWGLRVPLYGDDEYRLTFSTSFGGYNNVALHVYDDFLPKGGAWGYHSSRNPNASLSAQIVRVPLDMQISETEDEFSFFRKSSISIWHVRNLFEHMLRDPACGLVLLDFSGYKGNIGISSEIDRYVKKLKARGSKIVAYMDDIRPSVLLASAHADRIAVEPSAHMNWRGLGGNILFYKGLFDKLGVKAEFLRHGAYKSAVEPYVADSMSAEARANLDTLYTDLWTALQTYISMRGVSAEMTAPKMYAHLDSLAGEPLVTASAAKHAGLVDTLLYLDQVPSYALKTFFDIDYPNAAYRTWTPTDKKIFNESWAPRAKIALLNIDGTIDSRMEHSVLELIRKLPSSGAEALIVRISSPGGSAIASDKIWAALRNVSEQGIPVVSSIGYMGASGGYYIACAGDKILAEPMAIVGSIGIYGGKIDASGLMEKIGLKAETVKTHEYADATTYTRSWTDREKAALQAYMDEFYERFTGVVSKATGIPQATVDTAYGGGRVMIGIKALAAGLVHDLGGIDDAIAVAKQLADIGPNTDIDLKVLGSGHSLTLPTSGAKMLYQLSDWTEYIYDLSRPQLWAVEPALFEPALLGIE; encoded by the coding sequence ATGAAACTGATGCAAAATAAGGCCGTATCTGCGCTGTTTTTGTTCTGTGCAACGTGTGCCTTTGCTTATATTCCGGGAGAATCGGGTTTTGTTTCGCTTGAAAACGAACACGGTATTTGGGGCAACCCGGCTGGTCTTACCGCCTTTGATTCCAAGGGCTTGCTTCTCAGCTACGATTACGATAAGTCCATCAAGAACTTCCGCGTCGGTGGTAATTTGAACCATTGGGCAGCCGGCTTTGAATACATTCAGGGCCCGCACCATTTAGATATTTCGCGCTGGAGCCTAACTCACGGAAATTCGTTATGGAATCGTCTAGTCTTTGTGGGTGAGCGTGTGAACGCCATTCGTACGGCGGAATTTTCTGGCACGGAATGGAGCCTAGATTTGGGTTTGATAGTTCGTCCGTTTTCGTTTATGTCGCTTGGCTATTCTTGCGATAACGTACTTTATACGGGCCCGCAAGCTCCTGAACGCGTGCAGAACTTGGGCGCCACCGTTCGCATTGGCTCCATGTTTAGCGTAAGCTACGATGTCGAAAATTTCGAAGACCATCGCCTGCTTGTTGAACTTGGACTTTATGGTGTGCGCTGGGGTTTGCGCGTGCCGCTCTATGGCGACGACGAATACCGCCTTACATTTTCCACCAGTTTCGGTGGCTACAACAATGTCGCCTTGCATGTGTACGATGACTTCTTGCCCAAGGGTGGCGCGTGGGGCTATCACAGTTCTCGCAACCCGAACGCTTCTTTGAGTGCCCAAATTGTTCGCGTACCGCTTGATATGCAAATCTCTGAAACCGAAGACGAATTCTCGTTCTTCCGCAAGAGCTCCATTAGCATTTGGCATGTGCGCAATCTGTTCGAACACATGTTGCGCGACCCGGCCTGCGGTCTTGTACTTCTTGATTTCTCAGGCTACAAGGGCAATATCGGAATTTCAAGCGAAATTGACCGCTACGTCAAAAAACTCAAGGCCCGCGGCAGCAAGATTGTCGCCTATATGGATGACATCCGCCCGTCTGTATTGCTCGCTTCGGCGCATGCGGACCGCATTGCGGTGGAGCCTTCAGCCCACATGAACTGGCGCGGTCTCGGCGGAAACATTCTCTTTTATAAGGGTTTGTTTGACAAACTAGGCGTGAAGGCGGAATTCTTGCGTCATGGGGCGTACAAGTCCGCTGTAGAACCTTATGTTGCTGATTCTATGTCGGCAGAGGCTCGCGCAAATTTAGACACGCTGTATACGGATTTGTGGACTGCTTTGCAGACCTACATTTCTATGCGTGGTGTAAGCGCTGAAATGACTGCTCCCAAGATGTATGCCCATCTGGATTCCTTGGCGGGTGAACCCTTGGTGACTGCTTCTGCGGCAAAGCATGCTGGCCTTGTGGATACCTTGCTTTACTTGGATCAGGTGCCGTCGTATGCGTTAAAGACATTCTTCGATATCGACTACCCGAATGCAGCGTACCGCACTTGGACGCCCACGGATAAAAAGATTTTCAACGAAAGCTGGGCTCCGCGTGCAAAGATTGCTCTCCTCAATATCGATGGCACCATCGATTCTCGCATGGAGCACTCGGTTCTTGAATTGATTCGCAAATTGCCCTCGTCTGGTGCCGAAGCTTTGATCGTGCGCATTTCTTCGCCGGGTGGTTCCGCTATCGCTTCTGACAAGATTTGGGCGGCGCTCCGCAATGTTAGCGAGCAGGGGATTCCGGTGGTTTCTAGCATCGGCTACATGGGTGCTTCGGGCGGTTACTACATCGCCTGCGCCGGCGACAAGATTCTTGCAGAACCGATGGCTATTGTGGGTAGCATTGGTATCTATGGCGGTAAAATCGATGCCTCTGGCTTGATGGAAAAAATCGGGCTCAAGGCCGAAACCGTCAAGACGCATGAATATGCTGATGCGACGACCTATACGCGCTCCTGGACGGACCGCGAAAAGGCCGCCTTGCAAGCGTACATGGATGAATTCTACGAGCGCTTTACGGGAGTCGTCTCGAAGGCTACAGGTATCCCGCAGGCGACCGTCGATACCGCCTACGGTGGCGGCCGCGTCATGATTGGCATCAAGGCTCTTGCCGCAGGACTTGTCCACGACCTCGGCGGAATCGACGACGCAATCGCCGTCGCCAAGCAACTCGCCGACATCGGTCCGAATACCGATATTGACTTGAAAGTGCTCGGCTCCGGCCATTCGCTCACGCTCCCGACTTCGGGCGCCAAGATGCTTTACCAATTGTCCGACTGGACCGAATATATTTATGACTTGAGTCGCCCGCAACTTTGGGCTGTTGAACCTGCGCTTTTTGAACCGGCTTTGTTAGGTATTGAATAA
- a CDS encoding hemolysin family protein, giving the protein MFYIVLTVLGCLAISAFCSVTEASFYSMPPATIEQLQKQKKFTARYIVHVKENIDRYIASVLVVNTIANTVGASLATALAVKNLPPLGQVSLPIILTVLILLFGEITPKTLGVKQAKIAAPLVAVPFYYITIVLSWTGIIWLCLTLTKHWTREKEDKKDVSIDDINSLVSLGLREDVIDRQQSLVIKNILALKSVPVRKVMTPRQVVFSLQADSSIGETLDERGNWPFSRVPLYEKEKDNWIGIVLRRDAYNKLAEGLRDVKLRQMMRPLQLIPDSLTLDKLLLRFLKQRGHIVGVVDEWGAIAGIVSLEDVLEEILGREIVDEYDEAIDLQETARRRSKALARIRQQSKMQKDLEK; this is encoded by the coding sequence ATGTTTTATATCGTCCTTACGGTTTTAGGTTGCTTGGCCATTTCGGCGTTCTGTTCGGTGACAGAAGCGTCGTTTTATAGCATGCCGCCTGCAACTATTGAACAACTGCAAAAACAGAAAAAGTTCACCGCCCGCTACATTGTGCATGTCAAGGAAAATATTGACCGCTACATTGCCTCGGTGCTGGTGGTGAATACGATTGCAAATACGGTGGGCGCATCGCTTGCTACGGCGCTGGCTGTTAAAAATTTGCCACCGCTCGGGCAGGTCTCGCTCCCGATTATTCTTACGGTGCTTATTCTTTTGTTTGGCGAAATTACGCCGAAAACCCTCGGCGTCAAGCAGGCGAAAATCGCGGCGCCCTTGGTCGCGGTGCCGTTTTATTATATCACGATTGTTCTTTCGTGGACGGGTATTATCTGGCTTTGCCTCACGCTCACCAAGCACTGGACTCGCGAAAAAGAAGACAAGAAAGATGTGAGTATCGATGACATCAATAGTCTGGTAAGCCTCGGGCTCCGCGAAGATGTCATTGACCGCCAACAGTCTCTGGTTATCAAGAATATTTTGGCCCTGAAATCGGTGCCGGTGCGTAAAGTCATGACGCCGCGTCAGGTGGTGTTTTCGCTCCAGGCGGATTCTTCTATCGGCGAGACTCTCGATGAACGCGGAAATTGGCCGTTCTCTCGCGTACCGCTTTACGAAAAAGAAAAAGACAATTGGATTGGGATTGTGCTTCGCCGCGATGCTTACAACAAGCTTGCCGAGGGCCTGCGCGATGTCAAGCTCCGTCAGATGATGCGCCCGCTGCAGCTCATTCCCGATAGTCTTACGTTAGACAAACTTTTGCTTCGCTTCTTAAAGCAGCGCGGGCATATCGTGGGCGTTGTCGATGAATGGGGTGCCATTGCTGGCATCGTCAGCCTCGAAGACGTCCTCGAAGAAATCCTCGGCCGCGAAATTGTCGATGAATACGACGAAGCCATCGACCTCCAAGAAACCGCCCGCCGCCGCTCCAAAGCCCTTGCCCGCATCCGCCAACAAAGCAAAATGCAAAAGGACCTTGAAAAATGA
- a CDS encoding acyltransferase yields MEKAKPNYFPALDGLRLLASINIVMLHLGSSSALNYMSDYKWIMPIVNAPAFAAGIFYVLAGFLFASKFSDPERQIPVIPFMFARISKLYRLHFFMTLLMFVVLVFKFSGYTHLPGLSEIGDCFAAGLAKMTHPWRSLLLHITLTWSIVPDLGMKLNEPSWSLTSFFVCYAVTPWFSRWLFKQSDRTLWVLFGTLFIPGILWATFFGLSDNLWFDSYDAKYRFFHIFAPVRIFEYLFGMVLFRLFKEGHFDFLKRNFASGIAQFVMLAAIYGSLFLMRPELNPGFNYFFHHSLPILLYGLFLVSLLTGKGFVAKFFCIGIVRKIGRASFYPYLIHLPIITIAWGICNLNQPKNTILLLIFIYTVSTLYSEFKVWRRKKAKAKLAQNSVK; encoded by the coding sequence ATGGAAAAAGCAAAACCGAATTATTTCCCGGCTCTTGATGGCCTTCGACTCCTCGCAAGCATTAACATTGTGATGCTTCACTTGGGTTCTTCTTCTGCCCTCAATTACATGTCCGATTACAAGTGGATCATGCCCATCGTGAATGCGCCCGCCTTTGCCGCCGGCATCTTCTACGTGCTTGCAGGCTTCTTGTTTGCAAGTAAATTCAGCGACCCCGAACGCCAAATCCCCGTTATCCCCTTCATGTTCGCCCGCATCTCCAAGCTTTACCGCTTGCACTTCTTCATGACGCTTCTCATGTTTGTTGTGCTCGTTTTCAAGTTCAGCGGTTATACGCACCTGCCCGGGCTCTCTGAAATTGGCGATTGCTTTGCCGCCGGCCTTGCTAAAATGACCCACCCGTGGCGAAGCCTCCTTTTGCACATTACCCTTACCTGGTCCATCGTGCCCGATTTGGGCATGAAGTTGAATGAACCCTCTTGGTCTCTTACCAGTTTCTTTGTGTGCTATGCCGTAACACCTTGGTTTAGCCGTTGGCTTTTCAAGCAAAGCGACCGCACTCTTTGGGTGCTTTTCGGAACACTCTTTATTCCTGGCATTCTGTGGGCAACCTTCTTTGGCCTTTCTGACAACCTCTGGTTCGACAGTTACGACGCCAAGTACCGATTCTTCCACATTTTTGCGCCCGTCCGTATTTTCGAATACCTGTTCGGCATGGTACTTTTCAGACTCTTTAAAGAAGGCCACTTTGATTTCCTCAAGCGAAACTTTGCAAGCGGCATCGCGCAGTTCGTGATGCTCGCTGCTATTTACGGTAGCCTTTTCTTAATGCGCCCGGAACTGAATCCCGGATTCAACTATTTCTTCCACCATTCGCTCCCGATTTTGCTGTACGGCCTTTTCTTGGTTTCGCTTTTGACCGGCAAGGGCTTTGTGGCAAAGTTTTTCTGCATTGGCATTGTCCGTAAAATTGGTCGCGCCTCGTTCTATCCGTACTTGATTCACTTGCCGATTATCACGATTGCGTGGGGCATTTGCAACCTGAATCAGCCCAAGAACACCATTCTGCTCTTGATTTTCATTTATACGGTCAGCACGCTGTATAGTGAGTTCAAAGTTTGGCGTCGCAAAAAGGCAAAAGCCAAGTTGGCCCAAAACTCGGTGAAGTAA